One window of the Zea mays cultivar B73 chromosome 3, Zm-B73-REFERENCE-NAM-5.0, whole genome shotgun sequence genome contains the following:
- the LOC100502303 gene encoding uncharacterized protein isoform X16, with protein MDLAGMKRRELQALCKRHGLPAGGTNADLVGRLDAVLSGPAVVEEEVAGVPARKGCLKQTGGGATEAKKVTFGAEVGKARRLRSRVIWSPVVAKTRGKSARAGTDSAAEDGISADVGADVPVRRSRRNSFNPAEAEEAGEAVAVDRKPKRKNQENDEGVAVIAQARVTRRSNLEWSATVLPPAVEKKRGRQNAAESDVQKSALVEVTARTTRSRSIVPVVVPPTVVENKRRKTGDPQTTVELTMLSDVPRSDFPATRSLRNKIVHVNNSVVDETHTTRQLENKMRPSTRRHQQVASSPEDKGQKIPATSKSPLLRWSRRNYSEANSANSVNIKLAKDSSTAQPLAHHNSHSEDLEKQPAVKEPIKRSTRKSIALAALEKEKDVIEGKNPEAHVRRSTRKSVVQVKDTKSIVEETQYANSEDVAKQPATKGPARGLRRKSVITELHEKEKSLIAEKNMETDEAILTRKPVIPVKNIKAVGEGIQIGKGKDVDKQFVVKQPTRRSSRKSVLPDMLENNSGLLAPKMNAEMNVRRSTRKSVLPDMHNEKQDHHKMARNENLQSGKYQDGEKQQKVKDSIRQSRRSIATVLLEGQNNDEGKKFKNPTRRTTHKSHALNAVEEVSMDHIEVGEEGLKLRKRSRFLLEISSSANVSWKHQNAQISNEKDNTEGSQQASNCTTSKRRSSKKRRTTAPEEVMPFKVANDDIVIMEETKDTLEYNNESSSKVQEICQVNAAREEFSSGPLLVTVAPSDEICTVQSVAVVIPGSESGDDANQSSDKSKQPQEHSVTQTVDDHLSETRSGKLDQSTCITGLVSDNCVVSEDKTLMSEDREEQSPVSGEQRVSLEANANEPEEKNLANVTSTDLHTKSLQHDIDRIAKETDKDVLSLVFPIEEHEEKYGVSPIAVEKCVCREASACESARKPLTVIFSNNLHTKHLQHDCDVLIKETGEEVLAQENCNDQPVPAQTDQEIKLNDELADPDVLAQENCNDQPVPAQTDLEIKLHDELADPDHEEQSPVSGERRVSLEANANEPEEKNLANVISIDLHTKSLQHDNGRIAEETDKEHEEKYAVSPIAVEKSFRQEASAIESAGKPLTVIFSNDLHTKHLQHDCDVLIKETGEEVLAQENCNDQPVPAQTDLEIKLNDELADPDVLAQENCNDQPVPANEPEEKNLANVISTDLHTKTLQHDNDRIAEETDKDHEEQSNVFGERRVSLEANANEPEEKNLANVISTDLHTKTLQHDNDRIAEETDKDHEEQSNVSGERRVSLEANANEPEEKNLANVISTDLHTKTLQHDNDRIAEETDKDVSSLVFPIEEHEEKYAVSPIAVEKSVSREASACESAGKPLTVIFSNDLHTKHLQHDCDVLIKETGEEVLAQENCNDQPVLAQTDLETKLNDELADLAMESGCSITERNEGLVAHNLDQEGFLEATPECKQECGLPEETVISSKETGSLLCADQSPIGLESLFSQESIVESVGHCALASATTHTENGFDDSKDCHNKSALENVHVPEPCSHNDTKGGIFKNVDCMHTSQRDDRMEGVPEANTDEEHVLSAFLLDANHLNVVINSEEVVCEGEDSKELLHSEDCKASSEKTDVNDGNVYGISDAVVRCALHAPADDNYEIFLGPNTDVPRQVYNDGCSDVKEDRFASKPWTIDIIEDASVKERSNLKDWQLDSKLEGTEIVESGLYFNKDIGNILHSGSIGEITPSGSGLSKDSSVDYRGEVLDGFSMEASLERSSTRGEQNGCRLDAIENPSITLATSGYKHEGALSEEAVYTKKNYAGTCLSNPRELIMELQSHFSKENINESDPHDSLVFPTAENSADEQLVKVHHGSNLSQLGLTDLLDGPIGCSNTDVLCQCDNHKNQSNEDKVEEVEAVSAAKYIESEVVLLPSQERSNLNNEQLNTKLESPNIMGSCLNCDNDVCNTSDNGSVFVIGKRTPSASGLPEDYPKDSDLQQPVLDSFSVVSSFQDNISGKKTVSGVAGSEILSLSLATPDYKHEDGFSEEAVCRTKNYTGTSSVDPRHLDMEGHSIYSEGDTYQGPCQDLGRHEEQESCMSIPMQAKESGGVLRSSHTKGSVTAAQIDLAGDAHLIVSDNAAAKQVFSEEKEETKSISSSDIDILHEKSYSSGHDDHAACAAETQFYHPQKASISDGLHLGPSSLQVESLDALDSDILYVNTGVLEQHHKEGYYEPSVYQITSGICTMSEAEPFEVLETGKDVKTPSKLDEQLNPGLDGDEAEKHSLDCGTDTSPVMSKRTLSSPGSGPCQQYVNESTTSTQSTDNHPNDLPAPRSPEQSACFQNDNDSGSVGICQSSRRRGIDELCGKLQSFKVSSAVKGSYVAMGAPRPKPGDSTSRSAAALLRNIENTTAVKAGRPPVKPNADGKDSSRRALQPISGRPDSR; from the exons TCATATGGTCGCCGGTCGTTGCCAAGACAAGGGGGAAGTCTGCTCGAGCCGGTACTGATTCTGCTGCTGAAGACGGTATTTCTGCAGATGTGGGCGCTGATGTCCCAGTGAGGCGGTCCAGGAGGAATTCGTTCAATCCTGCCGAGGCTGAGGAAGCAGGAGAGGCTGTTGCTGTTGACAGGAAGCCCAAGCGCAAGAATCAGGAGAATGACGAGGGCGTTGCTGTTATCGCTCAGGCTAGAGTTACGAGAAGGTCAAATTTGGAGTGGTCTGCTACTGTATTGCCTCCTGCTGTTGAGAAGAAGAGAGGGAGGCAGAATGCAGCTGAGTCTGATGTGCAGAAGTCCGCTCTGGTGGAAGTAACAGCTAGGACTACAAGGTCTCGCTCAATCGTACCTGTTGTGGTGCCACCCACTGTGGTTGAGAACAAGAGGAGGAAGACTGGAGATCCACAAACAACTGTAGAGTTGACTATGCTTTCAGATGTGCCCAGAAGTGATTTTCCTGCCACCAGGTCTTTAAGGAACAAAATTGTCCACGTTAACAACAGCGTCGTGGACGAAACTCACACTACCAGGCAGTTGGAAAACAAGATGCGTCCGTCTACTCGTAGGCATCAACAGGTTGCATCTTCTCCGGAGGATAAAGGTCAAAAAATTCCTGCTACCAGTAAGTCCCCTCTACTGAGGTGGTCACGGAGAAACTATTCTGAGGCCAATAGTGCAAATTCAGTAAACATCAAATTGGCCAAAGACTCGAGCACAGCTCAGCCATTGGCACACCATAATTCTCATTCTGAAGATTTGGAGAAACAACCAGCAGTTAAAGAACCAATTAAACGGTCAACACGTAAATCTATTGCTTTGGCTGCACTTGAGAAAGAGAAGGATGTAATTGAAGGAAAGAACCCTGAAGCACATGTTAGGCGATCAACGAGGAAATCAGTTGTGCAGGTTAAAGATACCAAAAGTATTGTTGAAGAGACTCAATATGCTAACAGTGAAGATGTGGCGAAGCAACCAGCAACTAAAGGACCTGCTAGGGGGCTGAGACGTAAATCTGTTATCACAGAATTGCATGAGAAAGAGAAGAGTCTCATTGCCGAAAAGAACATGGAAACAGATGAAGCGATATTAACGCGGAAGCCTGTAATCCCAGTTAaaaatattaaagctgttggtgaAGGAATTCAAATTGGTAAGGGCAAAGATGTGGATAAACAATTTGTTGTGAAGCAACCTACTAGGCGATCATCGCGCAAATCTGTGCTGCCTGATATGCTTGAGAATAATAGTGGACTTCTAGCACCCAAAATGAATGCTGAGATGAATGTTAGGAGATCAACACGGAAGTCTGTTCTTCCTGACATGCATAATGAGAAGCAAGATCACCATAAAATGGCTAGAAATGAGAACTTGCAAAGTGGTAAATATCAAGATGGTGAGAAGCAACAGAAAGTAAAAGATTCTATTAGGCAATCAAGGAGATCTATCGCTACAGTGCTACTTGAGGGACAAAATAATGATGAAGGAAAAAAGTTCAAAAATCCTACGAGGAGGACAACACACAAATCTCATGCCCTTAATGCAGTTGAAGAGGTCAGCATGGATCACATTGAAGTTGGTGAAGAAGGCTTGAAATTGAGGAAGCGCAGTAGGTTTTTGCTGGAAATATCATCTTCAGCTAATGTTTCCTGGAAGCATCAGAATGCACAGATCTCTAATGAAAAAGATAACACAGAAGGATCGCAGCAGGCATCAAATTGCACAACTTCAAAGAGAAGGTCTTCAAAGAAGAGACGAACAACTGCTCCAGAAGAAGTGATGCCTTTCAAGGTGGCAAATGATGACATAGTTATCATGGAAGAAACAAAGGACACACTTGAATATAATAATGAGTCTAGTAGTAAAGTTCAAGAAATTTGTCAGGTTAATGCTGCAAGAGAAGAGTTCTCTTCAGGTCCATTGCTTGTAACAGTAGCTCCTAGTGACGAAATTTGCACAGTGCAGAGTGTAGCTGTGGTGATACCTGGGTCAGAATCTGGTGACGATGCAAATCAAAGTTCTGATAAGAGTAAGCAACCTCAGGAACATTCTGTCACTCAAACTGTTGATGACCATTTATCTGAAACAAGAAGTGGGAAATTAGATCAATCAACATGCATCACAGGATTAGTCTCTGACAATTGTGTTGTCTCAGAGGACAAAACATTGATGAGTGAAG ACCGTGAAGAGCAAAGCCCTGTGTCCGGAGAACAGAGAGTTAGCTTGGAAGCAAATGCCAATGAGCCTGAGGAAAAGAACCTAGCTAACGTCACATCAACTGATCTCCACACCAAAAGTCTGCAGCATGATATTGACAGAATAGCTAAAGAGACTGATAAAG ATGTTTTGTCTTTGGTTTTCCCTATTGAAGAGCATGAAGAAAAATATGGAGTGAGCCCTATAGCTGTTGAAAAGTGCGTCTGTCGTGAAGCAAGTGCATGTGAATCTGCACGAAAACCCCTAACCGTTATCTTTTCTAACAATCTCCACACCAAACATCTGCAACATGATTGTGATGTGCTAATTAAGGAGACTGGTGAAG AAGTTTTAGCTCAGGAGAATTGTAATGACCAGCCTGTTCCTGCCCAGACTGACCAAGAAATTAAGTTAAACGATGAACTTGCTGATCCGG ATGTTTTAGCTCAGGAGAATTGTAATGACCAGCCCGTTCCTGCCCAGACTGACCTAGAAATTAAGTTACACGATGAACTTGCTGATCCGG ACCATGAAGAGCAAAGCCCTGTATCCGGAGAACGGAGAGTTAGCTTGGAAGCAAATGCCAACGAGCCTGAGGAAAAGAACCTAGCTAACGTCATATCAATTGATCTCCACACCAAAAGTCTGCAGCATGATAATGGCAGAATAGCTGAAGAGACTGATAAAG AGCATGAAGAAAAATATGCAGTTAGCCCTATAGCCGTTGAAAAGAGCTTCCGTCAGGAAGCAAGTGCAATTGAATCTGCAGGAAAACCCCTAACTGTCATCTTTTCTAACGATCTCCACACCAAACATCTGCAACATGATTGTGATGTGCTAATTAAGGAGACTGGTGAAG AAGTTTTAGCTCAGGAGAATTGTAATGACCAGCCTGTTCCTGCCCAGACCGACCTAGAAATTAAGTTAAATGATGAACTTGCTGATCCGG ATGTTTTAGCTCAGGAGAATTGTAATGACCAGCCTGTTCCTGCCAACGAGCCTGAGGAAAAGAACCTAGCTAACGTCATATCAACTGATCTCCACACCAAAACTCTGCAGCATGATAATGACAGAATAGCTGAAGAGACTGATAAAG ACCATGAAGAGCAAAGCAATGTGTTCGGAGAACGGAGAGTTAGCTTGGAAGCAAATGCCAACGAGCCTGAGGAAAAGAACCTAGCTAACGTCATATCAACTGATCTCCACACCAAAACTCTGCAGCATGATAATGACAGAATAGCTGAAGAGACTGATAAAG ACCATGAAGAGCAAAGCAATGTGTCCGGAGAACGGAGAGTTAGCTTGGAAGCAAATGCCAACGAGCCTGAGGAAAAGAACCTAGCTAACGTCATATCAACTGATCTCCACACCAAAACTCTGCAGCATGATAATGACAGAATAGCTGAAGAGACTGATAAAG ATGTTTCGTCTTTGGTTTTCCCTATTGAAGAGCATGAAGAAAAATATGCAGTGAGCCCTATAGCTGTTGAAAAGAGCGTCAGTCGGGAAGCCAGTGCATGTGAATCTGCAGGAAAACCCCTAACTGTCATCTTTTCTAACGATCTCCACACCAAACATCTGCAACATGATTGTGATGTGCTAATTAAGGAGACTGGTGAAG AAGTTTTAGCTCAGGAGAATTGTAATGACCAGCCTGTTCTTGCTCAGACTGACCTAGAAACTAAGTTAAACGATGAACTTGCTGATCTGGCTATGGAATCAGGTTGTAGCATTACTGAAAGGAATGAAGGGCTTGTTGCTCATAATCTTGATCAAGAAG GTTTCCTTGAAGCAACACCAGAGTGCAAACAGGAATGTGGTTTGCCTGAGGAGACAGTAATTTCCTCAAAAGAAACAGGATCTCTGCTGTGTGCAGATCAATCACCAATTGGTCTGGAATCTTTATTTTCGCAAGAAAGCATAGTTGAATCAGTGGGGCATTGTGCACTTGCTTCAGCAACAACTCATACCGAAAATGGCTTTGATGATTCAAAAGATTGCCATAACAAGTCTGCACTTGAAAATGTTCATGTGCCAGAACCTTGTTCACACAATGATACTAAAGGAGGCATTTTTAAAAATGTTGATTGTATGCATACATCCCAGCGAGATGATAGAATGGAAG gagtaccagaggctaacactgaTGAAGAACATGTTCTGTCAGCCTTTTTGCTGGATGCAAATCACCTAAACGT AGTCATTAATTCTGAAGAAGTGGTTTGTGAGGGTGAAGATAGTAAGGAGCTTCTCCATTCGGAAGACTGTAAAGCTTCATCCGAGAAAACAGATGTGAATG ATGGCAATGTATATGGTATTAGTGATGCTGTAGTGAGATGTGCACTGCATGCTCCAGCCGATGATAATTATGAGATTTTTTTGGGTCCCAATACTGATGTACCACGTCAGGTTTATAATGACGGATGCAGTGATGTCAAAGAAGATCGATTTGCTTCCAAACCCTGGACAATTGATATTATTGAGGATGCCTCTGTCAAAGAAAGATCAAATTTAAAAGATTGGCAACTTGATTCCAAGTTGGAGGGCACAGAAATAGTGGAATCTGGCCTTTACTTCAATAAGGATATTGGTAACATTTTACATAGTGGATCTATTGGTGAAATAACTCCATCTGGTTCTGGTTTATCAAAAGATTCATCTGTGGACTATAGAGGGGAGGTTTTAGATGGCTTCTCAATGGAAGCATCTCTTGAAAGGTCTTCTACACGTGGGGAACAAAATGGTTGTAGACTAG ATGCTATTGAGAATCCTTCAATTACTTTAGCAACTTCTGGTTATAAGCATGAAGGTGCTTTATCTGAGGAAGCAGTGTACACAAAGAAGAATTACGCTGGAACATGCTTGTCAAATCCCAGGGAATTAATCATGGAGCTGCAATCCCATTTCTCAAAGGAAAACATAAATGAATCTGATCCTCATGACAGCCTTGTATTCCCAACTGCTGAAAATTCAGCAGATGAACAGCTGGTTAAAGTACACCATGGTTCTAATCTGTCTCAGTTAGGATTAACTGATCTGTTGGATGGACCAATTGGGTGTTCCAATACCGACGTGTTGTGCCAGTGTGACAATcataaaaatcaatccaatgaggACAAGGTAGAGGAAGTTGAGGCGGTGTCTGCTGCTAAATACATAGAAAGTGAAGTTGTGCTGCTCCCATCTCAAGAGAGATCAAATTTGAATAATGAGCAGCTTAACACCAAGTTGGAAAGCCCAAACATTATGGGATCTTGCCTTAACTGTGATAACGATGTTTGTAATACTTCGGACAATGGATCTGTTTTTGTCATTGGTAAAAGAACTCCATCTGCTTCTGGCTTACCAGAAGATTATCCTAAGGATAGTGACTTGCAACAACCGGTTTTAGATAGCTTCTCAGTGGTTTCATCTTTTCAAGACAATATATCTGGGAAGAAAACTGTTTCTGGTGTAGCAG GCAGTGAGATTCTTTCTTTAAGTTTAGCAACTCCTGATTATAAACATGAAGATGGTTTCTCTGAGGAAGCAGTATGCAGAACAAAGAATTATACTGGAACTTCCTCGGTAGATCCGAGGCATTTAGACATGGAGGGGCACTCTATTTACTCTGAGGGAG ATACATACCAAGGTCCTTGTCAAGATCTAGGCAGACATGAAGAACAAGAGAGCTGCATGTCTATTCCTATGCAAGCCAAAGAAAGTGGAG GGGTTTTGAGGTCTAGCCACACGAAAGGGTCAGTTACAGCAGCCCAAATTGATTTGGCAGGTGATGCCCATCTTATTGTGAG TGATAATGCTGCTGCCAAGCAAGTGTTTAGTGAGGAGAAAGAGGAAACaaaatctatctcttcttcagatattgATATCCTTCATGAAAAATCATACTCCAGTGGACACG ATGACCATGCTGCTTGTGCTGCCGAAACTCAGTTCTACCATCCACAGAAAGCATCTATATCTGATGGACTACATTTGGGTCCTAGTTCTTTGCAAGTAGAATCACTGGATGCTTTGGATAGCGATATACTGTATGTTAACACAGGAGTTCTCGAGCAGCATCATAAAGAGGGTTACTATGAACCCAGTGTCTACCAAATCACTTCAGGCATTTGCACAATGTCTGAAGCTGAACCATTCGAAGTTTTAGAAACTGGAAAAGATGTAAAAACGCCATCTAAGCTAGATGAGCAACTTAATCCTGGGTTGGACGGAGATGAAGCTGAGAAACACAGCTTAGACTGTGGTACAGACACCAGTCCTGTGATGAGCAAGAGAACCCTTTCTTCACCAGGATCAG GACCATGCCAGCAGTATGTAAATGAAAGCACCACCAGTACACAGTCGACTGATAATCACCCAAACGACCTACCCGCTCCGAGATCTCCTGAACAATCCGCGTGTTTTCAGAATGACAACGATTCGGGTTCAGTAG GCATTTGTCAAAGCAGCAGGCGAAGAGGTATAGATGAACTTTGCGGTAAGCTGCAGAGTTTCAAAGTTTCCAGCGCCGTAAAAGGAAGCTACGTAGCTATGGGTGCACCTCGTCCGAAGCCTGGGGACAGCACGAGCCGATCTGCAGCCGCGCTGCTCAGGAACATAGAGAACACAACTGCTGTTAAAGCTGGCCGTCCTCCTGTCAAGCCAAACGCCGATGGTAAGGACTCGTCTAGGCGAGCCCTGCAGCCCATAAGCGGAAGGCCTGACAGTAGGTAG